From the Solanum pennellii chromosome 4, SPENNV200 genome, one window contains:
- the LOC107015943 gene encoding peptidyl-prolyl cis-trans isomerase E, whose amino-acid sequence MNQAVQKNTLYVGGLAEEVNEAILHAAFIPFGDIKDVKTPLDHATQKHRSFGFVTFLEREDASAAMDNMDGAELYGRVLTVNYALPEKIKGGEQGWAAQPIWADADTWFERQQQEEEMKRLQEEQKAAMQVAEDLHRKKMAEEREGEKDEDPMAMAEAEVLKQNATS is encoded by the exons ATGAACCAGGCAGTACAGAAAAACACTCTGTACGTAG GAGGATTAGCAGAGGAGGTGAATGAGGCAATACTACATGCTGCGTTCATACCATTTGGGGATATTAAGGATGTGAAGACCCCATTAGATCATGCCACTCAAAAGCATCGATCTTTTGGGTTTGTGACCTTCCTTGAAAGAGAAGATGCTTCCGCCGCCATGGATAATATGGATGGTGCTGAGCTTTATGGACGTGTACTTACTGTTAATTATGCTCTTCCTGAGAAGATTAAGGGTGGTGAACAGGGTTGGGCTGCTCAGCCAA TTTGGGCGGATGCTGACACATGGTTTGAGAGGCAACAGCAAGAAGAGGAAATGAAGCGCCTTCAGGAAGAGCAGAAGGCTGCAATGCAGGTAGCGGAAGACTTGCATAGAAAAAAGATGGCTGAGGAAAGAGAAGGTGAAAAGGATGAAGACCCTATGGCAATGGCTGAAGCTGAGGTTTTGAAACAGAATGCTACTTCCTAA